Proteins encoded within one genomic window of Arachis ipaensis cultivar K30076 chromosome B08, Araip1.1, whole genome shotgun sequence:
- the LOC107610659 gene encoding G-type lectin S-receptor-like serine/threonine-protein kinase At4g27290 — METFTFLLLCFLLLHDIAVSTAIESISITRSLTDGDTMVSAGGTFAVGFLSIPESSKNRYLGIWYNKVPSNTVAWIANRNTPLNDSSGVLKITGNGTLALHTHNDTIIWHSNSSRFAQRPVAVLLDSGNLVVKEEGSNDDDLKSFIWQSFDYPYDTLLPGMKLGSDLTTGLTRYLISQISSDDPSEGSYTYQLNIVGYPQLCIKNGQSVTYSSGSWNGLRFGGIPQLKHNNFYNFYFVYNKEEIYYTYELVNSAIYTRSVLSADGSMNRYVWSVKNKSWSAYIILPTDICDDYGKCGAYGICNVANSPVCSCLLNRFEPKVPEEWNQADWSNGCVRINKLSCQDDGFVKLSGLKLPNTQRASWLNNSMSLDECANLCMKNCSCTAYAAFDIREEGRGCLFWYDELIDIRVLSVPQQDLYVRMSRKDIDEIKKSSHKSKIRKLQIIASITVISIGILILYPSFMLYRRKKQQINYRNMRHSPERYTHVIQEHQEEELELPLFDMATLIAATNNFSTSNILGKGGFGTVYQGMLKDGREIAVKRLSVHSRQGLQEFKSEVLNVVKLQHRNLVKLLGCCIQAEERMLVYEYMPNKSLDYFIFDKERSMQLVWSQRFLIIIGIARGILYLHQDSRHRMVHRDLKASNILLDDEMNAKISDFGLARSFIGNENEANTTTIVGTYGYVSPEYLIDGIFSTKSDVYSFGVLVLEIVSGKRNRGFSNRNHRFNLLGHVWKLFIEGNCSEIVDPSIRNSSDLSGVTRAIHVGLLCVQQNPEDRPSMSHVLMMLSSECTLLQPKMPGFFTERDPVGDTSSKSELVSFNEVTVSVVHPR; from the exons aTGGAAACGTTCACCTTTCTTCTGTTGTGCTTCTTATTGCTGCATGATATAGCCGTTTCCACTGCCATAGAAAGCATTAGTATTACACGGTCCCTCACTGATGGTGACACCATGGTTTCAGCCGGTGGAACCTTTGCAGTTGGATTCTTAAGTATTCCAGAAAGTTCCAAGAACCGTTACCTTGGGATATGGTACAATAAAGTGCCATCTAACACAGTAGCATGGATTGCCAATAGAAACACTCCACTTAATGACTCGTCCGGGGTCTTGAAGATCACTGGCAATGGAACTCTTGCTCTTCATACTCATAACGATACCATCATTTGGCATTCCAACTCATCAAGATTCGCGCAGCGACCAGTTGCAGTGCTTTTGGATTCAGGGAACCTGGTTGTGAAGGAAGAAGGGAGCAATGATGATGATTTGAAGAGTTTCATTTGGCAGAGTTTTGATTACCCTTATGATACGCTACTGCCAGGGATGAAACTGGGAAGTGACTTAACTACAGGCCTTACAAGGTACCTAATATCGCAGATTAGTTCTGATGATCCTTCTGAAGGTAGCTATACTTATCAGCTTAATATTGTTGGATATCCTCAATTATGTATAAAAAATGGCCAATCCGTGACATATAGTAGTGGATCTTGGAACGGTCTTCGGTTTGGTGGAATTCCCCAGTTAAAACATAATAATTTTTACAACTTTTACTTTGTTTACAACAAGGAAGAGATATATTACACATATGAGCTTGTCAATAGCGCTATATATACAAGGTCTGTGCTATCTGCAGACGGATCAATGAATCGTTATGTGTGGAGTGTTAAGAATAAGAGTTGGAGTGCCTATATAATATTACCAACTGATATCTGTGATGATTATGGTAAATGTGGAGCATATGGTATCTGTAATGTAGCCAATTCCCCTGTATGTAGTTGCTTATTGAACAGATTCGAACCTAAAGTCCCTGAAGAATGGAATCAGGCAGATTGGTCTAATGGTTGTGTTAGAATCAACAAATTGAGTTGCCAGGATGATGGATTTGTAAAGTTGTCTGGTTTAAAGTTACCAAACACACAAAGAGCATCATGGTTAAATAATAGCATGAGTCTTGATGAGTGTGCTAATCTATGCATGAAGAATTGTTCCTGCACGGCTTATGCTGCTTTTGATATCAGGGAAGAAGGAAGAGGGTGTTTATTCTGGTATGATGAGCTGATAGATATTAGAGTGCTGAGTGTTCCACAGCAAGATCTTTATGTCAGAATGTCAAGGAAAGATATAG ATGAAATTAAGAAGTCATCACATAAATCCAAGATCAGGAAGCTGCAGATTATTGCCTCCATCACAGTCATATCTATAGGAATTTTGATCTTATACCCATCCTTCATGCTATACAGAAGAAAGAAGCAGCAGATAAACTATA GAAACATGAGACACAGTCCAGAAAGATATACACATGTAATACAAGAGCATCAGGAGGAAGAACTAGAACTACCACTGTTTGATATGGCTACACTTATTGCTGCAACCAATAACTTCTCCACCAGTAACATATTAGGAAAAGGTGGTTTTGGAACTGTTTATCAG GGTATGCTGAAAGATGGAAGAGAAATAGCAGTTAAGAGGCTCTCAGTACATTCTAGACAAGGTCTTCAAGAGTTCAAAAGTGAAGTGTTGAATGTAGTCAAACTTCAGCATAGGAATTTGGTGAAGCTTCTAGGGTGTTGCATTCAAGCAGAAGAAAGAATGCTGGTCTATGAATATATGCCAAATAAAAGCTTGGACTACTTCATATTTG aTAAAGAGAGAAGCATGCAATTAGTTTGGTCTCAGCGTTTCCTTATTATCATTGGGATTGCACGGGGCATTCTCTATCTCCATCAAGATTCGAGACATCGAATGGTTCATAGAGATCTCAAGGCTAGCAATATTCTGCTAGATGATGAAATGAATGCCAAAATCTCTGATTTTGGACTAGCCAGAAGCTTTATTGGAAATGAAAATGAAGCAAACACAACAACAATTGTCGGAACTTA TGGTTATGTATCACCAGAGTACCTAATTGATGGAATTTTCTCAACAAAGTCTGATGTTTATAGCTTCGGTGTGCTTGTATTAGAGATAGTAAGTGGAAAAAGAAATAGAGGATTCAGCAACAGAAATCATCGCTTTAATCTTCTGGGGCAT GTATGGAAACTCTTTATAGAAGGTAATTGCTCTGAAATAGTTGATCCGTCCATCAGAAATTCGTCCGATTTATCTGGAGTCACAAGAGCAATTCATGTGGGTCTACTTTGTGTTCAACAGAATCCAGAAGACAGGCCAAGCATGTCGCATGTTCTTATGATGCTGAGTAGCGAATGCACATTGCTTCAACCAAAAATGCCAGGGTTCTTCACTGAGAGAGATCCTGTTGGTGACACATCAAGCAAGAGTGAACTAGTGTCATTTAATGAAGTCACAGTTAGTGTGGTGCATCCACGGTAG